A genomic region of Thermococcus sp. contains the following coding sequences:
- a CDS encoding CGP-CTERM sorting domain-containing protein, with protein sequence MLFSVFLVSKPASAASTPQGDVLKIVQLASSNNLFMGVFNPSPSGMTDVYTLRVWYFLNDPPYAVGADAQYHNYRCQLVSVKYNVQVPNDAYIWNGTQKTWVDPYAGKTAKSAVTWKCGLGQWVDGQPMTLADFMFDLAMNFEWAYQNGKNDKYYDQTWGNDLQQVLAQFWGIKVNKLTNDYVEYTIYQNYVVPYSEWGTAVGNLMEYPSIPWELYNVLSQAVANGVGGKKFSWSQQPQNGYQLDMISPSQAPYFKQEAQSLLNSGTIPIWLSTLKPVLQKWGITMDQAGITESLAKQGYQDVIKWVDNYKNVIISNGPYYVASYNPKALTVVLKLAGNKRIGFATGKINGVPIPWQPHWKQVDIYGTANAQTAILAVAKGDYDFYWYATPYTQLSKVVQNYGQDVSLIKSIGVWWALDLNLVGNPQTGLVNSTGTVKFNPFALRGVRYAMNWLVNRNYIVSNILQGGGYPLYGPEVSGQVDAAKRIDIVAKALGFTPQGDEQYAIKMIDQAMNKAAQALQAKGHTLKQVNGKWEFDGQPVTVKVVARVEDQRLDEGKYIGQLLQKAGFDVQVLKWSRTQANKVVYGSSPTTLQWNVYTEGWVSSGIQPLSSIAWDYWFFDYYVDPNWGTAYKNPMTINDLIQTVANGNVNKFIQELNLKYYNTPAKLKPLEDWTGYDLAMVLAYNSWKGPDNMTVSIKNANQFWDLYELAYGTHMLNSPRVYTVETWNFFLANKKKIKVTMPDPISGLGSFFAARSVEPVTQQTTTSSPTTTTTTSSPTTTTTTSSPTTTTTTSSPTTTSSSGHSICGPALIVALAALPLLFLKRRE encoded by the coding sequence ATGTTGTTTAGTGTTTTCTTAGTTTCCAAGCCTGCAAGCGCTGCCAGCACTCCTCAGGGCGATGTTCTTAAAATCGTCCAGCTGGCTTCGAGCAACAACCTCTTCATGGGTGTCTTCAACCCATCACCGAGTGGAATGACCGACGTTTACACCCTTAGAGTCTGGTACTTCCTCAACGACCCACCCTACGCGGTAGGCGCGGACGCCCAGTACCACAACTACAGGTGCCAGCTCGTCAGTGTCAAGTACAACGTCCAAGTCCCGAACGATGCTTACATCTGGAACGGGACTCAGAAGACTTGGGTTGACCCGTACGCCGGCAAGACTGCAAAGAGCGCAGTCACCTGGAAGTGCGGTCTCGGCCAGTGGGTTGATGGTCAACCCATGACCCTCGCAGACTTCATGTTTGACCTCGCCATGAACTTCGAGTGGGCCTACCAGAACGGTAAGAACGATAAGTACTACGACCAGACTTGGGGCAACGACCTCCAGCAGGTCCTCGCCCAGTTCTGGGGTATAAAGGTTAACAAGCTCACGAACGATTACGTCGAGTACACCATCTACCAGAACTACGTTGTTCCATACAGCGAGTGGGGAACCGCTGTTGGAAACCTCATGGAGTACCCGTCCATCCCATGGGAACTTTACAACGTCCTCAGTCAGGCCGTTGCCAACGGTGTTGGAGGGAAGAAATTCTCCTGGAGCCAGCAGCCGCAGAACGGTTACCAGCTTGACATGATAAGCCCGAGTCAGGCGCCATACTTCAAGCAGGAGGCTCAGTCACTCCTCAACAGCGGGACCATCCCAATCTGGCTGAGCACCCTCAAGCCTGTCCTCCAGAAGTGGGGCATAACAATGGACCAGGCAGGCATCACCGAGAGCCTTGCGAAGCAGGGTTACCAGGACGTCATCAAGTGGGTTGACAACTACAAGAACGTCATCATCAGTAACGGCCCGTACTACGTTGCAAGCTACAACCCGAAGGCCCTCACCGTGGTCCTCAAGCTCGCTGGCAACAAGAGGATTGGTTTCGCCACCGGTAAGATCAACGGCGTCCCAATCCCGTGGCAGCCGCACTGGAAGCAGGTCGACATTTACGGTACCGCCAACGCGCAGACCGCAATCCTCGCCGTTGCAAAGGGCGACTACGACTTCTACTGGTACGCTACCCCGTATACTCAGCTTTCTAAGGTCGTTCAGAACTACGGTCAGGACGTCAGCCTTATCAAGTCCATTGGCGTCTGGTGGGCGCTCGACCTGAACCTTGTCGGCAACCCGCAGACTGGTCTCGTTAACTCGACTGGTACCGTTAAGTTCAACCCGTTCGCCCTCCGTGGTGTTAGGTACGCCATGAACTGGCTCGTCAACAGGAACTACATCGTGAGCAACATCCTCCAGGGCGGTGGATACCCGCTCTACGGTCCTGAGGTTAGCGGTCAGGTTGACGCTGCCAAGAGGATTGACATTGTTGCGAAGGCCCTCGGCTTCACCCCGCAGGGTGATGAGCAGTACGCTATTAAAATGATCGACCAGGCTATGAACAAGGCTGCTCAGGCGCTTCAGGCCAAGGGTCACACCCTGAAGCAAGTCAACGGCAAGTGGGAGTTCGACGGCCAGCCGGTTACGGTCAAGGTTGTTGCCCGTGTTGAGGACCAGAGGCTTGACGAGGGCAAGTACATCGGCCAGCTTCTGCAGAAGGCTGGTTTTGACGTCCAGGTTCTGAAGTGGAGCAGGACCCAGGCGAACAAGGTTGTTTATGGTAGTAGCCCAACGACCCTTCAGTGGAACGTTTACACTGAGGGTTGGGTTAGCAGTGGCATTCAGCCGCTGAGTTCAATTGCCTGGGATTACTGGTTCTTTGACTACTACGTTGACCCGAACTGGGGTACCGCCTACAAGAACCCAATGACCATTAACGACCTTATTCAGACGGTTGCTAACGGTAACGTTAACAAGTTCATCCAGGAACTCAACCTCAAGTACTACAACACCCCTGCCAAGCTCAAGCCGCTTGAGGACTGGACCGGTTACGACCTCGCCATGGTGCTCGCGTACAACAGCTGGAAGGGGCCGGACAACATGACCGTCAGCATCAAGAACGCCAACCAGTTCTGGGATCTTTATGAGCTTGCTTACGGCACGCACATGCTGAACTCGCCGCGTGTTTACACTGTTGAGACCTGGAACTTCTTCCTAGCCAACAAGAAGAAGATTAAGGTTACAATGCCCGACCCGATCAGCGGTCTCGGAAGCTTCTTCGCAGCAAGGTCAGTCGAGCCGGTTACACAGCAGACCACCACTTCAAGCCCCACAACCACGACAACCACCAGCAGCCCCACAACCACGACAACCACCAGCAGCCCCACAACCACGACAACCACCAGCAGCCCCACAACCACCTCAAGCAGTGGACACAGCATCTGCGGTCCGGCTTTGATCGTCGCCCTTGCGGCACTCCCACTCCTCTTCCTGAAGAGGAGGGAGTGA
- a CDS encoding ABC transporter permease has product MGMSFGKYVAYRTVNAIIILFLAVLLMSALFTKLATIQLESQVQSTVVQEVRAYSQHHGSAPSQEWIDQRTAYWRHYYGLDQPYWERAWHYTVNTFLFRWGRSIVPLFGTHNVKDQIWTALLRTILLFTTAEILVILIGVSLGVKSAQSPGSLLDRTISILAMVTTSLPMWWLGMLMILLFVVYLGWLPITLYSQVEVNGWINILKKMSLPVLTIVINLFGGWAWQTRNIMIGTMQEDFIMVARAKGVPERKVIYGHALKAASPPIITMVIFGLIGSLGGAIITEIVFNWPGMGRLYWTALGMNAVRTMMALNYMFAIITVFAMVLADILYAYLDPRVRIGASAGS; this is encoded by the coding sequence ATGGGAATGAGCTTTGGAAAGTACGTTGCGTACAGAACCGTGAACGCCATTATAATCCTGTTTCTGGCAGTGCTGCTAATGTCAGCACTGTTCACAAAGCTGGCCACCATCCAGCTTGAATCGCAGGTTCAAAGCACAGTCGTTCAGGAGGTCAGGGCATACTCCCAGCATCATGGTTCGGCTCCATCACAGGAGTGGATAGACCAGAGGACAGCCTATTGGAGGCACTACTACGGTCTTGACCAGCCATACTGGGAACGAGCATGGCATTATACAGTGAACACGTTCCTGTTCCGGTGGGGGCGATCTATCGTTCCGCTGTTTGGAACCCACAACGTTAAGGATCAGATATGGACAGCACTCTTGAGGACAATACTACTCTTCACCACGGCTGAGATACTGGTCATCCTAATCGGTGTGAGTCTCGGTGTCAAGAGCGCCCAGAGCCCGGGAAGCCTCCTCGACAGGACAATATCCATCCTTGCAATGGTCACCACCAGCCTTCCGATGTGGTGGCTCGGAATGCTGATGATACTCCTATTCGTCGTTTACCTGGGCTGGCTGCCGATAACGCTCTACTCTCAGGTTGAAGTCAACGGATGGATCAACATACTGAAGAAGATGAGCCTTCCGGTTCTCACCATAGTCATCAACCTCTTCGGTGGATGGGCATGGCAGACCAGGAACATCATGATAGGGACCATGCAGGAGGACTTCATCATGGTCGCCAGGGCCAAGGGCGTCCCCGAGAGGAAGGTCATCTACGGTCACGCCCTCAAGGCCGCCTCACCACCAATCATAACCATGGTTATCTTTGGACTCATAGGCTCGCTCGGTGGAGCAATAATCACTGAGATAGTCTTCAACTGGCCGGGAATGGGCAGGCTCTACTGGACTGCCCTCGGAATGAACGCAGTAAGGACGATGATGGCACTTAACTACATGTTCGCAATAATCACCGTCTTCGCAATGGTGCTCGCAGACATACTCTACGCATACCTCGACCCGAGGGTCAGGATTGGTGCGTCGGCAGGTTCATGA